The following coding sequences lie in one Verrucomicrobiota bacterium genomic window:
- a CDS encoding DNA-directed RNA polymerase subunit alpha, translating into MPVRLGRFEMPKSLAKDEATATDIYARFIAEPFEAGYGHTVGNSLRRVLLSSLEGAAITSVRIQGAQHEFGSLPGVVEDVTDIILNLKKVRFKAADHEARTVTISINKEGPITAGDIHTTAGMEVLNTDQLICTLDKKQKFEAELDVRVGRGFFTGDENKRPDMPIGVIPIDSIFSPVTRVKYAVENTRVGQRTDYDKLILEVWTDGRVSPDDALLQASAILRHHLDVFVNYDDNQVEFDETPEEVSQENTRLKKMLNMSVNEIELSVRAANCLNNANITTVGQLAMKTEAEMLKYRNFGKKSLNEIKEKLQHLGLSLGMKFEAGLVEPMAGGDRNDESKLITL; encoded by the coding sequence ATGCCCGTTCGTTTAGGACGTTTCGAAATGCCCAAAAGCCTCGCCAAAGACGAGGCGACGGCGACCGACATCTATGCCCGGTTCATCGCTGAACCCTTTGAGGCTGGTTACGGTCACACCGTTGGTAACTCGCTCCGGCGCGTGCTGCTTTCCTCTTTGGAGGGGGCCGCGATCACCTCGGTGCGTATCCAGGGCGCCCAACATGAATTCGGATCTCTGCCTGGCGTCGTTGAGGACGTCACGGACATCATCCTTAACCTGAAAAAGGTTCGTTTTAAGGCTGCGGATCACGAGGCGCGGACCGTCACGATCTCGATCAACAAGGAAGGGCCCATTACGGCCGGCGATATTCACACGACCGCGGGGATGGAGGTCCTGAACACTGACCAACTGATTTGCACCCTCGATAAGAAGCAGAAATTTGAGGCTGAACTCGATGTGCGGGTCGGCCGCGGCTTCTTCACGGGCGACGAAAACAAACGCCCGGACATGCCGATCGGCGTGATCCCGATCGACTCCATCTTTTCTCCGGTCACCCGGGTCAAATATGCCGTTGAAAACACGCGTGTCGGCCAGCGGACGGATTACGACAAGTTGATCCTGGAAGTCTGGACCGACGGCCGGGTGAGCCCGGATGACGCGTTGCTGCAGGCCTCAGCCATCCTGCGGCATCACCTCGACGTGTTCGTCAACTATGACGACAATCAGGTCGAGTTTGATGAAACGCCGGAGGAAGTCAGCCAGGAGAACACCCGTCTCAAGAAGATGCTCAACATGAGCGTCAACGAGATCGAATTGTCGGTGCGTGCCGCCAATTGCTTGAACAACGCCAACATCACCACCGTTGGCCAGTTGGCCATGAAGACGGAGGCCGAGATGTTGAAGTATCGCAACTTTGGTAAGAAATCGCTTAACGAGATCAAAGAAAAGT
- a CDS encoding YbhB/YbcL family Raf kinase inhibitor-like protein: protein MSAVLVEGGRFHPEQVYNRSGCQGKNISPDLRWTPPPDATRSLAVTMFDPDAPSGHGWWHWAIFNLPPQTRNLPAGAGSPGRARTLGTAVRQARNDFGDTGYSGPCPPAGDHPHRYVITVYALDVPEVTAAQKTLNAAAVASELERHSLAKTTLTAGYGG, encoded by the coding sequence ATGAGCGCGGTCCTCGTCGAAGGCGGCAGGTTTCATCCGGAGCAGGTGTACAACCGTTCGGGCTGCCAGGGTAAAAACATTTCACCCGACCTGCGCTGGACCCCGCCGCCGGACGCCACCCGAAGCCTTGCCGTGACGATGTTTGACCCGGATGCGCCTTCCGGCCACGGGTGGTGGCATTGGGCCATTTTCAACCTGCCGCCGCAAACCCGGAATCTCCCCGCCGGCGCAGGCAGTCCCGGCCGTGCCCGGACCTTGGGCACCGCCGTGCGTCAGGCTCGGAATGATTTCGGCGATACCGGCTACAGCGGGCCGTGTCCCCCGGCGGGCGATCATCCTCACCGGTACGTGATCACGGTTTACGCGCTCGACGTGCCCGAGGTGACGGCCGCGCAAAAGACGCTGAACGCCGCCGCCGTCGCCTCCGAGCTGGAGCGCCATTCCCTCGCGAAGACCACTTTGACCGCCGGTTACGGCGGCTGA
- a CDS encoding acetyl-CoA C-acetyltransferase — MSTPAYVYDAVRTPRARGKPNGGLHLCTPLQLVTVLLESLARKHPALPPLVDEVILGCCEPINDQGGNLARSAVLQARFPQRVPGLMVSRFCGSGLDAVNAAAAKVMAGQSDLALAGGVEMLSLVSIFGSGGPMVTDFAFRDQTSQIPQGLAADLIATRQGYSRADVDALAAASQQRACHAWSKGWFDSSIVPVPTPTGILAKDETVRENVTVESLAGLPPAFARAGEEGYRHVLRFRYPDVGPINYVHHAGNSSGIADGAAVVLVGNRPAGERLGLRPRARIIATASVADDPCIMLTAPAAAAERALQRVKLTFEDVDLYEVNEAFASVVLYFLEKTGVPLERTNVAGGAIAMGHPVGATGAILVGTLLDEMQRRHAEYGVVTMCTGLGMGVATVLRQV, encoded by the coding sequence TTGAGCACACCTGCTTATGTCTACGATGCCGTGCGTACCCCTAGAGCACGGGGCAAACCGAACGGCGGCCTGCACCTCTGCACGCCGCTTCAACTGGTTACCGTATTGCTCGAATCACTGGCGCGGAAACATCCGGCCTTACCGCCTCTCGTCGACGAGGTGATCCTCGGGTGCTGCGAACCAATCAACGATCAAGGCGGAAACCTTGCGCGGTCGGCGGTACTCCAGGCCCGTTTTCCTCAACGCGTGCCGGGCCTGATGGTTTCGCGCTTTTGCGGCTCGGGTCTTGACGCGGTCAATGCGGCCGCCGCCAAGGTGATGGCCGGGCAATCGGACCTGGCCCTCGCCGGCGGGGTCGAAATGTTGTCTCTGGTCAGCATTTTCGGGTCCGGCGGCCCCATGGTCACCGATTTCGCGTTTCGGGACCAAACCTCGCAGATCCCGCAGGGCTTGGCTGCGGACCTGATTGCGACGCGTCAGGGTTATTCCCGGGCCGATGTTGACGCGTTGGCGGCGGCTTCACAGCAGCGGGCGTGTCACGCCTGGAGCAAAGGCTGGTTTGACTCGTCGATCGTGCCGGTTCCGACACCAACCGGGATCCTGGCAAAAGACGAGACGGTTCGCGAAAACGTCACCGTCGAAAGTCTGGCCGGGCTGCCGCCGGCCTTCGCGCGCGCGGGCGAGGAAGGGTATCGGCACGTGCTCCGGTTCAGGTACCCGGACGTGGGACCCATCAATTACGTGCACCACGCCGGCAATTCCTCCGGGATTGCCGACGGCGCCGCCGTGGTCCTGGTCGGCAACCGGCCGGCAGGCGAACGGCTCGGCCTGCGGCCCCGGGCCCGGATTATCGCAACCGCCTCGGTCGCAGACGACCCCTGCATCATGTTGACGGCCCCCGCTGCCGCCGCCGAACGGGCCTTGCAACGGGTCAAGTTGACGTTCGAGGACGTGGATTTGTATGAGGTGAATGAGGCCTTTGCTTCCGTCGTGCTTTATTTCCTCGAGAAAACCGGCGTGCCGCTGGAGCGCACCAACGTCGCGGGCGGCGCGATCGCCATGGGACACCCGGTGGGCGCCACCGGTGCCATCCTGGTCGGCACCCTGCTCGATGAAATGCAGCGGCGGCACGCGGAATACGGGGTAGTCACGATGTGCACGGGGCTGGGCATGGGCGTCGCTACCGTTTTGCGACAAGTCTGA
- a CDS encoding NAD(P)/FAD-dependent oxidoreductase — protein MIHRDYLIVGGGVAGASVCDALRQYDPKGSVTLVSNEPFLPYQRPPLSKSVLKDGIPEVDKLIEKNADWYQKRGIETRIGTLVREFNIDRRLAVLECGQTIEFRKACLATGSRPRRPQVAGFNLGNVVYLRNYRDVVATREILASEKYVVIVGSGFLGAEVASSLLGTGVKISLLTRDRAMLQEFFDPATADWLTEKFRAAGVQLLLNENLNGFEGKTVVKNVQTKSGLRFPAGLAIVAIGAEPNLQLVQNTPLSSTGGCPVNEFLESDEKGIYAVGDIALYPDRIFGGVRRMTNHDMAKLQGFVAGGNMTGRKRQKFEVVPAWSSSILGMHFDLVGDFSMPHLLAEIEGSRDKQNFIARYRRGDALIAALLCNRKPEEVKKLQDDIRLGALSRLKK, from the coding sequence ATGATCCATCGAGACTACCTGATTGTCGGCGGCGGTGTTGCAGGGGCTTCGGTATGCGATGCCTTGCGGCAGTACGACCCGAAAGGATCGGTCACGCTGGTCAGCAATGAACCTTTTCTGCCTTACCAGCGTCCCCCGCTATCCAAGTCCGTGTTAAAGGACGGGATACCCGAGGTCGACAAGCTCATCGAAAAGAACGCGGACTGGTACCAAAAGAGGGGCATCGAAACGCGGATCGGCACCCTGGTGCGCGAATTCAACATCGACCGGCGCCTCGCCGTCCTGGAATGCGGGCAAACCATTGAGTTCCGCAAGGCGTGCCTGGCCACCGGCAGCCGCCCGCGCCGGCCGCAGGTAGCTGGCTTCAACCTGGGTAATGTAGTCTACCTTCGAAACTATCGTGACGTCGTGGCCACCCGCGAAATCCTCGCGTCCGAGAAGTACGTGGTCATCGTCGGTTCCGGTTTTCTGGGCGCGGAGGTGGCATCCTCGCTGCTCGGTACCGGCGTGAAGATCAGTCTGCTTACCCGCGACCGCGCCATGCTGCAGGAATTTTTTGATCCGGCGACGGCCGATTGGCTGACGGAGAAATTCAGGGCGGCGGGCGTCCAGTTGTTGTTGAATGAAAACCTGAACGGTTTTGAAGGCAAAACGGTCGTCAAAAACGTCCAGACTAAAAGTGGGCTCCGGTTCCCGGCCGGGCTCGCGATTGTGGCCATCGGGGCCGAACCCAACCTGCAGTTGGTTCAAAATACCCCCCTCAGCAGTACCGGCGGCTGCCCCGTAAACGAGTTTCTCGAGAGCGACGAAAAAGGCATCTACGCCGTCGGCGATATCGCCTTGTACCCCGACCGCATCTTCGGCGGCGTACGCCGGATGACCAACCATGACATGGCGAAGCTGCAGGGTTTCGTGGCCGGCGGAAACATGACCGGTCGAAAACGCCAGAAATTCGAGGTGGTCCCCGCGTGGTCGAGCAGCATCCTGGGCATGCACTTTGACCTTGTCGGCGATTTCTCGATGCCGCATCTGCTCGCAGAAATTGAAGGCTCTCGCGATAAACAGAACTTCATCGCGCGCTACCGCCGGGGCGACGCCCTGATCGCCGCCCTGCTCTGTAATCGCAAGCCGGAGGAAGTCAAAAAACTCCAGGACGACATTCGTCTCGGGGCGCTCTCCCGCCTGAAAAAATGA
- a CDS encoding MBL fold metallo-hydrolase, producing MDGVTTEHQHQGVSVGLKPGRGWLRRNFITEVYLPSLFSRRRGDSARPSYPVLRDHDICLTWIGHASFLISWRGLNLLIDPIWSLWLKVVKRMRHPGIHLDHLPAIDLVLVTHAHFDHLDRRTLRRIAAAQPIVVPYGVANLVHGLGFDRVHEMHPWETLSLNDVTVTLTPCHHWGARVLHDRYRGFGGFHFKFSDRSVFHCGDSAYFEGFREIGQRLPTEIALLPIGAYEPPMKREVHMNPEQAVRAFSELGAQTLVPMHYGTFRLSYEPLDEPLERFRAEVNRRNLDERVRILDEGLPTIF from the coding sequence ATTGATGGTGTGACGACCGAGCATCAACACCAAGGAGTCTCCGTTGGGCTCAAGCCGGGCCGAGGATGGTTACGGCGCAATTTCATCACTGAAGTCTATTTGCCTTCACTTTTCTCGAGGCGGCGCGGCGATTCGGCCCGCCCTTCATACCCCGTCCTGCGAGACCACGATATTTGCCTTACCTGGATCGGGCACGCCTCTTTCCTGATCAGCTGGCGCGGCCTGAACCTGTTGATCGACCCGATCTGGTCGCTTTGGCTGAAGGTGGTGAAGCGCATGAGGCACCCCGGCATTCATCTGGATCACTTGCCGGCCATTGACCTGGTGCTTGTCACCCACGCGCACTTCGATCACCTGGACCGGCGCACCTTGCGGCGGATTGCCGCCGCACAACCGATCGTTGTTCCTTATGGGGTCGCCAACCTGGTGCACGGCTTAGGTTTTGACCGGGTCCACGAGATGCATCCCTGGGAGACGCTGTCACTGAACGATGTCACCGTGACGCTGACCCCGTGCCATCATTGGGGGGCGCGGGTGCTCCACGACCGGTACCGCGGGTTCGGCGGGTTTCATTTCAAGTTCAGTGACCGTTCGGTGTTTCATTGCGGGGATAGCGCTTACTTTGAGGGTTTCAGGGAAATCGGGCAGCGGCTCCCGACCGAGATTGCCCTGCTGCCGATCGGCGCCTACGAGCCTCCGATGAAACGCGAGGTGCACATGAACCCGGAACAAGCCGTACGCGCTTTTTCCGAACTTGGCGCACAAACGCTCGTCCCGATGCACTACGGGACGTTCCGGCTCAGCTACGAACCGCTGGATGAACCGCTGGAACGGTTCCGCGCCGAGGTGAACCGGCGCAATCTCGACGAACGTGTGCGGATCCTGGACGAAGGGTTACCGACCATCTTCTGA
- a CDS encoding 5-formyltetrahydrofolate cyclo-ligase, which yields MAITPIAKAHLRRRIRAELKEMPAADRRARSLAICERLIPFIRQAGCIALFAPRPDEPDLTCLDSAGLWSGRTVLFPTLENSTPAFASAKDWAELQRGKFGLLTPIQPASSLEPHLVLVPGLAFSRQGDRLGRGAGFYDRYLAALDAAVTTVGVAFHLQLIDDLPRDAHDVRVRTVVTEYETVTGTW from the coding sequence ATGGCAATCACGCCGATCGCAAAAGCGCACCTCCGCCGCCGGATCCGGGCAGAACTAAAGGAAATGCCGGCCGCAGACCGCCGCGCGCGCTCATTAGCCATCTGCGAGCGACTCATCCCGTTTATCCGGCAGGCCGGCTGCATCGCCCTTTTCGCGCCGCGGCCGGACGAACCTGACCTGACGTGTCTGGACTCAGCCGGGTTATGGAGCGGGCGGACGGTTCTCTTTCCTACCCTTGAGAATTCAACGCCCGCGTTTGCCTCCGCCAAGGATTGGGCGGAACTGCAGCGCGGCAAATTCGGCCTGCTCACCCCCATCCAGCCGGCCTCCTCCCTGGAACCTCACCTGGTGCTCGTGCCCGGCTTGGCCTTCAGCCGCCAAGGCGACCGGCTCGGGCGCGGCGCCGGCTTTTATGACCGTTACCTGGCCGCCCTGGACGCAGCCGTGACGACCGTCGGAGTTGCCTTCCACCTGCAGTTGATCGATGACCTGCCCCGCGACGCCCACGATGTGCGCGTCCGCACCGTGGTGACCGAGTACGAAACGGTTACGGGCACCTGGTAA
- a CDS encoding substrate-binding domain-containing protein, with amino-acid sequence MKNLRKTLALTTLLAAFAAGAAAQAQEKIRIGVSIPSADHGWTAGVNFAAQETKTRLAKVYPNLEFAIVTATNAADQANSLDDLVTTQQVKALIILPYESGPLTEPVRELKKKGLFVCIVDRALTEPNIQDLYVAGDNPGMGKIAAEYFTKRLNGKGNVVVLRGLPTVIDNQRVDAFMNGIKGTDIKVLDSKYANWNRDDGFKVMQDYLTRFPHIDGVWAQDDDIALGVLDALRQVHREKEMFVVGGAGMKDIVKRIEDKDTLVPVDIIYPYTMVGTAMEITAIHFTSKVASTGTFILDSPLVTPENAAQYYFPNSPF; translated from the coding sequence ATGAAAAATCTGAGAAAGACCCTCGCTCTCACCACTCTGCTGGCCGCGTTTGCAGCCGGCGCGGCCGCGCAGGCCCAGGAAAAAATCCGGATCGGCGTTTCCATTCCGTCTGCGGATCACGGGTGGACGGCCGGCGTCAACTTTGCCGCGCAGGAAACCAAGACCAGGCTCGCCAAGGTTTATCCCAACCTGGAGTTCGCGATCGTCACGGCGACAAACGCGGCGGATCAGGCCAACAGCCTGGATGACCTGGTGACGACCCAACAGGTCAAAGCCCTGATTATCCTGCCGTATGAATCGGGACCGTTAACCGAGCCCGTTCGCGAATTGAAGAAAAAGGGCTTGTTCGTGTGCATCGTGGATCGCGCGCTCACGGAGCCGAACATCCAGGATCTGTACGTTGCGGGCGACAATCCCGGGATGGGCAAGATCGCGGCAGAGTACTTCACCAAGCGTCTTAACGGCAAGGGCAACGTCGTGGTGTTGCGCGGCTTGCCGACGGTCATTGATAACCAGCGGGTTGACGCGTTCATGAACGGGATCAAAGGCACCGACATCAAGGTTCTGGATTCCAAATACGCGAACTGGAACCGTGATGACGGCTTTAAGGTGATGCAGGATTACCTTACTCGTTTTCCCCATATTGACGGCGTCTGGGCCCAGGATGACGACATCGCCCTCGGCGTTCTTGACGCGCTCCGGCAGGTTCACCGGGAAAAGGAGATGTTTGTCGTCGGGGGTGCGGGCATGAAAGACATCGTGAAACGCATCGAGGATAAAGACACTTTGGTCCCCGTGGATATCATTTACCCGTACACGATGGTGGGTACGGCCATGGAAATCACGGCGATCCACTTCACCTCCAAGGTCGCATCGACCGGGACCTTTATCCTGGATTCGCCTTTGGTGACCCCGGAGAACGCGGCGCAGTATTATTTCCCCAATTCACCATTCTGA
- a CDS encoding ABC transporter permease, protein MSAIETAEPGSQPPATRGHHLRRFGRWVRDVGPAVALVLLVVLGIALNPSFLSWGNLSNVLTRSAFIGIISIGATFVIVTGGIDLSVGAMAALVASLMIIIMNRLTQTGWAAPTAVAVGIVAGVLFGFLAGLTNGLLTAKGKIDSFIVTLGTMGIFRSLVTFLASGGTLTLNSTVREAYRPVYYNEWLNLPIPVWVLALVVVAGTIVLTKTRFGRYCRAVGSNPDVALYSAIEVNRIRIAAFVVQGFCVALATLLYVPRLGSASAQTGLGWELEAITAVVVGGTALRGGSGRIWGSIAGALILTLIGNLLNLTSIISVYLNGAVQGVIILGAALLQRGSRSR, encoded by the coding sequence ATGAGTGCGATCGAAACAGCCGAGCCCGGTTCGCAACCGCCCGCGACGCGAGGGCACCACCTTCGCCGGTTCGGCCGGTGGGTGCGCGACGTTGGTCCCGCGGTCGCGCTGGTGTTGCTGGTGGTTCTCGGCATTGCCCTGAACCCCAGTTTTCTGTCATGGGGCAACCTTAGCAATGTTCTCACCCGAAGCGCCTTTATCGGCATCATCAGCATCGGCGCAACCTTCGTGATCGTCACGGGAGGGATCGATCTCTCGGTAGGAGCCATGGCCGCTCTGGTGGCCAGCCTGATGATCATCATCATGAACCGGCTAACCCAGACCGGGTGGGCGGCGCCCACCGCCGTCGCGGTGGGAATCGTGGCCGGGGTTCTCTTCGGTTTTCTGGCCGGGCTGACCAACGGGTTGCTCACCGCCAAAGGCAAAATCGATTCATTCATCGTTACCCTGGGCACCATGGGAATTTTCCGGTCGCTCGTGACCTTCCTGGCCAGCGGCGGCACCCTGACGCTTAATTCCACCGTCAGAGAAGCTTACCGCCCGGTCTACTACAACGAGTGGCTGAACTTGCCGATCCCGGTCTGGGTGCTTGCTTTGGTCGTGGTTGCCGGAACCATCGTGTTGACGAAGACGCGGTTCGGACGTTATTGCCGGGCGGTCGGTTCCAACCCGGACGTTGCTCTTTATTCGGCGATCGAAGTGAATCGGATTCGCATCGCTGCGTTTGTGGTGCAGGGATTCTGCGTGGCGCTGGCCACCTTGCTGTACGTCCCGCGGCTTGGTTCGGCTTCAGCCCAGACCGGGCTGGGCTGGGAACTCGAAGCCATTACCGCCGTCGTGGTGGGCGGGACCGCACTGCGCGGCGGGTCCGGGCGAATCTGGGGCTCGATCGCCGGGGCCCTGATTCTGACGTTGATCGGGAACCTTCTCAACCTCACGAGTATCATCAGCGTCTATCTGAACGGCGCGGTTCAGGGAGTGATCATCCTCGGGGCAGCATTGCTGCAACGGGGCAGCCGTTCGCGCTAA
- a CDS encoding sugar ABC transporter ATP-binding protein — protein sequence MPVPPSPQAPGVPTLAAQEVSKSFGPVTVLEGINLDFHAGEIHAVIGENGAGKSTLMKILAGVYEPTRGSVLFRGNRVRTGDLREMENLGVRFIHQELNLAEDLTVVENLFLGQEPRHGWFLDEPRMHKEGREVLAEIGADLPLRERVGNLRVSEKQMVEIAKAIAKRASVLILDEPTAVLTQREAERLFKVMESFAAEGVAILYISHRLEEVKRLAHRITVLRDGRLVATRRADELSPNDIVRLMVGRDLHDLFPPKAVKPELPPVLEVKNLTIPGYVQGASFSLKKGEILGFAGLIGAGRTELWEGVVGLRERLSGEIWKNGKSARSSGYPQALERLRIAYLPEDRKGKGLLVEEDARTNYSLLGLKRFGAWFVNERNEREAFKTAVEQFQIKVSKDQALPVNRFSGGNQQKVVLAKILTVDPEIIVFDEPTRGIDVGTKAQIYRWISTIAADGRSCVVISSELLEIIGLCHRVLVMRSGRIVADLTGPAINEDEIMLYATGVKQAQSGTRPLEGV from the coding sequence ATGCCGGTCCCCCCTTCGCCCCAAGCGCCCGGCGTCCCGACCCTCGCCGCCCAGGAGGTATCGAAATCCTTCGGACCCGTCACGGTCCTGGAAGGGATCAACCTTGATTTCCACGCCGGCGAGATCCACGCCGTTATCGGGGAGAACGGTGCCGGGAAATCCACCCTGATGAAGATCCTGGCCGGCGTTTACGAACCGACGAGAGGATCAGTCCTGTTTCGCGGCAACCGGGTCCGAACCGGGGACTTGCGCGAGATGGAAAATCTCGGGGTCCGATTCATTCACCAGGAATTGAACCTTGCCGAGGACCTTACGGTGGTCGAAAACCTGTTTTTGGGGCAGGAACCCCGGCACGGGTGGTTTCTGGATGAGCCGCGGATGCACAAGGAGGGCCGGGAGGTTCTCGCTGAGATCGGGGCGGATCTTCCGCTCCGCGAACGCGTCGGCAATCTGCGCGTCAGTGAAAAGCAGATGGTCGAGATCGCAAAAGCGATCGCCAAACGCGCGTCGGTGCTGATCCTGGATGAGCCTACCGCCGTTCTGACCCAACGCGAGGCCGAGCGGCTTTTCAAGGTCATGGAAAGCTTTGCCGCCGAAGGGGTCGCCATCCTCTACATCTCGCATCGCCTGGAGGAGGTTAAGCGCCTGGCGCACCGGATCACGGTCTTGCGGGACGGCAGATTGGTTGCGACGCGGCGCGCGGACGAATTATCACCGAACGACATCGTCCGCTTGATGGTCGGACGCGATCTCCACGATCTCTTCCCGCCCAAAGCGGTGAAGCCTGAGCTGCCGCCGGTGCTTGAAGTGAAGAATCTGACCATCCCGGGTTACGTCCAAGGGGCTTCGTTCAGTCTGAAGAAAGGTGAAATCCTGGGATTTGCCGGGTTGATCGGCGCCGGCCGCACCGAGCTTTGGGAAGGGGTGGTGGGTTTGCGGGAACGATTGTCGGGAGAGATCTGGAAGAACGGTAAATCCGCCCGTTCCAGCGGCTACCCGCAGGCACTCGAACGGCTCCGGATCGCTTACCTGCCGGAAGACCGCAAAGGAAAAGGATTACTGGTCGAGGAAGACGCGCGCACAAATTATTCGCTGCTCGGGCTGAAGCGGTTCGGCGCCTGGTTTGTGAACGAGCGCAATGAACGCGAGGCGTTCAAAACGGCAGTGGAACAATTCCAGATCAAAGTTTCCAAAGATCAAGCGCTGCCGGTAAACCGGTTCAGCGGCGGCAACCAGCAGAAGGTGGTGCTGGCCAAGATCTTGACCGTCGACCCGGAGATCATTGTTTTTGATGAGCCGACGCGGGGGATCGATGTCGGGACGAAAGCCCAGATTTACCGGTGGATCAGCACAATCGCGGCGGACGGCCGTTCCTGCGTGGTGATCTCTTCTGAACTCCTCGAGATTATCGGGTTGTGCCATCGCGTGCTCGTCATGCGCTCGGGCCGGATCGTGGCCGACCTTACCGGCCCCGCCATCAACGAGGACGAAATCATGCTCTACGCAACCGGCGTAAAACAGGCCCAATCGGGAACACGACCCTTGGAGGGCGTGTGA